tagaACGTACAAATCTTTATAgagtgtatttttaaatatttttagtgtacaaacatttatacactttaaacaaaatcgtgtttcgagaaaacgaaacgactttccgaacaacccaataaattgtTTCACGGGTATAAAACCGTAGAAGCTGAATACGATTGAACACAAAACAACAATGATTTATAATTTGTATCGTGAACGGTCTTGACAATTTTCGTTTACAAACAATTGGTCGAGAATAAGAGAACGAAAGTATAACACTGGAACGAGTGTTCgaggatcgacgaaatcgaatcTCTTGGTAATTTCAGCGATCGTCGGGTTCAGCTGCAGCTTCAGGGTGGCcaaaggtgaaaaatacaaccCCATGTTGAAACTGAACACGAGCATGGTGTTCCGTGAGAAGGAACGAAAGTATAAGAACATTGTGAGTGTGGAGAATCGCTTTAACTCGAGgagttaatttatttttaacgataaattaGGACGACGGTGGCTAACAAATCGTGCGTCCCGTGTTTCAGTTCGAGCTCCTATTTAGAAGAAGCGTTTTGGGCACCGCTTATCAGAAGACCATCATAGACAAATTCGAGAGCGGCATTCTTAAAGTCTTCTTCAGGATATACCTGGACAGAAGAAAGGTACCGCGATCGATCACGAACATCGAGGACACGATCGAAGACATCATCGCGAAGGAGACGTACTCGACCTCCTCACTGTTCAAGGACATGGAACTGGACCTCACCACGATATCGGTGAAAAGTAAGCAACGATTCTATTAGGttgattcggaaagtcattccgttttccaaaatgaagaatatataatttagtaaaatgtttgtacactctgaagaaatcgtgtttcattttcacccaaaaaaaatgaaatgcctttcggaacaacccaataattaacAATCGAAATCGCGTTTGACGTTTACTCGATTCGAATAAACGATCGTTATCTAATAAATTAAGTTTCTCAAAGTTTTAACGATCGAGACGCACTCTCCAATACAATAATTTCTCGCAATCTATTCGCGACGCAGATCAAATGAAACGTATCGTTTCGTTACTTTgaaatttattgggttgtttggaaagtcatttcttttttttttttggtgaaaatgaaacacgatttttttagaatgtgtaaacattttactaaattatatattctccattttggaaaacagaatgattttccgaacaactcaatagaaTTATTTAATTCCACGAGATCGAGAGACTTCGATGCGTGGTTGAGGCACTTgtgatattgggttgtttggaaagtaatttcgtttttttcttgtgaaaatgaaacacgatttttttagaatgtgtaaacattttactaaattatatattctccattttggaaaacagaatgattttccaaacaacccaatataattatttaattccaCGAGATCGAGAGACTTCGACGCGTGGTTGAGACACTTgtgatattggattgttcggaaagttgtttcgttttttttggtgaaaatgaaacacgatttgtttagagtgtacaaacattctattaaatcatatattctccattttggagaacgaaattactttccgaacaacccaatataattatttaattccaCGAGATCGAGAGACTTATTTGAGACACTTACGgtgatattgggttgttcggaaagtcatttagttttctttggcaaaaatgaaacacgattttgatagaatatacaaacattttattaaattatatattctcatgacttcccgaacgacccaatactaTAGAAAAGCTACTCCCTCGCGTGACGATTCGTAATCTTTCTATCCCGGTGATCCAGGAATAAATCAAGACGCAGCCGGTAATCAAAAACAATCCCAGCAGAGGAACGCGATGATCACGAAAAACGGTCTCCTACGTCCGAGTCGGAACAACTCGTTGATCACGAgcccgaaaacgaaaacgaaacccAGCAAGCCGGAATCCAACGAACCTGAGATCGACTTTAGCAATATACCAACGATTCAGGGCACCTACAAAGCCACAAAAGTGAACGCAACCTCGACGAACAAAGTCAACGCCACCTCGACGAACAAGGTGAACACCACCGAGAATCTCAGACCTCAATCAGACGGGAAGAACACCACCAAGAAACCTCTACCACGTGAAGAGACCACGGTTAAACCCTCCAGTACTCTAACAATCGAACCAACCCGCAGCGACGTGTACACCGCGTCAGTGAAGATCAAACAAAGATTGAACCACACCACGAACAACGAACAACTCTCCGAAACGGTCCTAGAACCCATGGAACGAGTCTCGACGACCACGACTATGGCCACTCGGCTCGAAGCTGAGGACATATTCAAAGATTTCCGTAAACCGGACTTGGAGACGTCCCCATGGAAGCCAATCATACCCGGCTACGTGAACACCGAGTTGAAGTTGCTCCCGGGGAACGTCGAGACGACCAATTACAAAGTGAACTACAGCAACGCCAACCCTGGAGAAGCAAACGTCCCCGAGTCCATCGTGAAAGCTCCTCAACAGACTGTGAAAGCTCCTCAACAAACCGTGAAAGCTCCTCAACGTACCACGATAGCTTCCCAGAACCCTATTAAAACACCCCAGTACGTTCAAGGTACCTCGACCTCGACCCCTCGAACAAGAGTGGAGGAACCCTCCGAGAGCTTCAACTCGTTCGCCGATGTGTCCGGTATGAGCACCTTCGACACTGACGACAGTGATTTCCCACGCGACAGGCTCGTGCCCCAGGAAACGACGAGTTTCCGTGTGAACGGGAAATTTAAGAACAAGATACCAGGATTGCTCGAGGACGGTCAGGTGTTCGTCGCGTCGCCGGTGATGTTGGACGAGAAACCGGACATAGAGGTCTCGGGTCAGCTGCCGGCGGAGACCTACGACGTGAAGCTTCGAACGTCCGCGCAGCCCGAGAGGACCGATGCCTCGTTCACGAAACCGTATCGGTCCACCAACGAGAACGAGACCGGTTGGAGAGTACCCGGAtcccgtatcacgtacaaggtgaaCGAGGATGTTCACCAGGTCGAGTCGACCGACACGAAACGTTTGGATAGCCCCGCGGACAAGAACAGAGTGGATCAGAGCAACGTGAACGCGGAGAGGAACTCCAGTAGCGGTTACGTAGCCTCGTCGAGCACCACGCGATGGAACGTACAGAGACCAACTCAATCGAGCACCGAGTCCACCACGAAAGCGTCTAGGATTGGTGTGGCTGAGCCCGTACCGGACACAGAGGTCGAACTGGAGCCTAGGAATCGTTACTCGGACGTCCAGGCGGTCACCAAACACCACAACGACGCGTTGCAGGACAGAAAGGTCGACAAAACGGTCCAGGAGCCTGTGTACACCAGCTACAAGACTCCCGATCTGAACGGAGCTGGCCTGAAGCCTAGTCTGATCGAAAATTCCGGCACTTTGAAACCTTTCAGGCATACCATACCAGTGGACAAAATCACATCGGTGGTGAACGCTGGTGAGAACAAGTCCAAACAGGAGACGAACACCGTCACGGATAGTATAATAAACAACGAGGAAACGTTAATCGAAGTGGGTGAAACGGGCGCGGAGACACGGAGGATCGAGAGTTCGAGGAAGAACGTGACTGAAAAGGATGAGATAAGAGTTGCACCGGATTTGGAGGAGATCGTGGAGATAGAGACCTTCGAGAATCAGGGTAACAACGCGAAGAAAAAGATACCTATGGATCATGGAGGGATTGACGTGTCTGAACGCGTGACCTCTACGGAGACCAGCACTCGCGGTATGATCGATAACGATAAATTCCTCAAGCTGAGCACCACGGAGGTTTACTCGGAGATGATCCATCCGGCGTACAACAACGTGGACAAACTGGTCGCGAAGAACGAGGACAACGAGAGGGCACCACCAGGAAGGCTACCGTCGAACGTGTCCAGGAACTCGACGTTTATCGAAGTCGACACGTTGAAGCACACACCTGGCCAAGTGGAAGACAGCGGTTCCTCCGAGCACGGACCGGTGTCTTTCGATACCGAGGAGTCCGATTGGTTCACCAACGGGACCACCAATCGACcagggttgctcgaaacgcggaAGAAGGTCTACAACGACACCCTGAAGGCTTACGTAGTTGAGAACTTGGTCACTTTGGCACCTGCCAAGAGCAACACTGGAATCGGTAGACCCGTGAGACCCAGACCCAAGGTCGACAAGATAATACCAAAGATCGAGAAACCTGCCGACAGAAGCTCCACTGACGACACTGCTCTACTGGAACAGTTGTTCGGGGTACAGAGTCGCGACAGAAACGCCACGAGACGCGATTCGCCTAATCGTCGAGATTACTTCGGGCTCCGATCGGAGGACAACGGAGAGGACTCGAAGGGACAACACGCCAGGATCGAACAGATCGTCGAAGTGGTGACGTCCATCAGCACCAAAGTCTCCTCGAATATCAACGAGGATCCTGTCGTGTTCAAACTCGTGGTTACCAATTCGACCTCACTTCCGGTGATACACTCGGAATCCAACGAACAGGAGACGACCACTCCACGAACGAAGATCAAGTTCTCGGTTAGCGATGGTCGAGAggagaatcgttcgttcgatgatAAAACCAAGATGGACACTGTCAAAGGGATAGAGAACATTGGGAAGGCTCCCTCTTTGACCACGGCTGATGCCATAACCGTACAGACCTCCGATAGAAAGATCGCGACGATCGAGGAGAATCGGTTTCTGATGGAGAAGTTGAAGCAACTGGCCGAGATCGGGACCAACGACAAACCGgtgaagagtgggaagaatcACTCGAGGCCAGGCGTCGGGACGCCACGACCTCACACGGATAATGTTGTACCGGATCCTCGACCTTTGCTCGACTTTGACAAGCTGAAGGAGATCGCGGACATCGCGACCGGGAACCAGACACTGATGAACTCCAGCGCGGGGTTCACCATGACGCGCGATGGCGTCGAGATATTCACCAAAATTCTAAACAAGATGGAAGACCGTGCCGACAAGATGATCTCCACCACCGAGAAAAGTATAGCAGCTGGTAATTGTTTAGGAAAATCTTGACAGGGGCGCGTGTACCTGACGTTTACGCGAAGAGAACCGAGAACTCGATATCGATGAAGGGATAGTTGTTTAATAGTTTTAAAGAAGTAAATGACTATTTGAAGTATTAACTATTTAAATGAAATGTTAGGAAATATTGCAATGGGAAGAAAATGATGAAGGGATATACTGTAGTTTAATAGTTTTAGAGAAGTAAATAACTATTTGAAGTATTAACTATCTAAATGAAATGTTGGGAGACGTTGTAATggaaagaaagtagaaacttttgtatatgaaatttttgtacataattCAAATCtggaatataatatatattccaaGTGATGTAAACGAGTTTATATTGGCGAAATCACACTGTCAAAAGTAGTATTTTTTCGAATCGAGTTTCATCAGTttttaacgagaaataaaaGGTGTCATATCGATCAATGAGAGAtgtgtttttcaaaaattgttcttaAGGAATGTTAGACAATATAGAAGCGTTTTGAAGGGAGTACGGTGTCGTATTTAACTGAGAATTTTTCAGTTCAGGTACCCGCGACCCCCTTgataaattaattgcgatcactTCGTCTGCGATTTAAAAGATTCTTATCCCACGCCATCCGTTTTCACAGACGATTGTTTCGGTTTCCTATGCAGAGACGGGAAATGTCTGCCCTCCAGCGGCAGATGCAACATGTTGGGTGAATGTCCGAATTCGGAAGACGAAGCCAACTGTACGTGCGCCGACTTTCTAAAGGCGCAGCTCCTGCACCAGAAAATTTGCGACGGAGTGGCCGACTGTTGGGACTATTCCGACGAAATGGACtgtggtatttatttattttatttaccattCATTTCGAACGTCCGCCTCGATGCAACTTCtgggaaaaatattcgaaaattttttcaaaatattgccTCGATGCAACATCTGGAAAATTTTTTCCAATATTCTCTAATAATATTACCTCGATGTAACGTCTGggaaattttttccaaaattctcgaaaaatattgCCTCGATGCAACGTCTGGGAaatatttgccaaaattttcccaaaataTTGCCTCGATGCAACATTTGGGAAGAATATTCCAAAATTCTCTCAAAATATTGCCTCGATGCaacatttgcgaaatatttcccaaaattctttaaaaatattgccCCGATGCAATATttgggaaatattttccaaaattatctCAAAATATTGCCTCGATGCAACGTCTGGGAAATATTTGCCAAAATTCTCTAAAAATATTGCCTCGATGCAACATTTGGGAAATATTTGccaaaattctttaaaaatattgccCCGATGCAATATTTGGGAAATATTTGCCAAAATTCTCTTAAAATATTGCCTTCATGCAACGTCTGGGAAATTCTTTCCAAAATTCTCTAAAAATATTGCCTCGATGCAACAtctgtgaaatattttccaaaattctcTAAAAGTATTACCTCGATGCAACGTTTGggaaattttttccaaaatgcTCTCAAAATATCCAGAAACCAAGAATTAATCGAATACATtatgtaagaatatttttttaaattttacttaacAATAAACTTTCACATAAACATTCTAATGGAATGCAAAATAAAAGAGACCATAAGCACACCAATCgcgagaagcagagaaacgtcATTGGCcgtgtttataaatataatacaagcaCGAGTAGAAACAGAGGTCGTTCAACTCGAAACTTACAGTTAGTACATGTGTACCtgacaaattttcaaagtaGTTTTTCTCAAAACCAAAGTCCTTGTACCGCACTCTCGACGTATTCTTTCGCATGGTATTCTCCCTACTTACTTGTACCACGCTTGTGGGGTCACCTTGTGCAATATTACCAAAGACAATAATACTCGTCGCGATAAGAAAAATCTCCAACGagattgaaatcaatttttgtgtaAACTGACCAACTTGTATGTTACATGTATTTCGTGTAAACGAACCAACTTAAACGTATCGTAGAATTCTATCTCTACGagattgaaatcaatttttgtgtaAACTAACCAACTTGTATGTTACATGTATTTCGTGTAAACTAACCaacttatatattatatatatttcgtgTAAACGAACCAACTTATACGTATCGTAGAATTCTATCTCTACGAGAAGATAATTACGAGAATCATAAATAATTTTCGTCCGGAAGATAAATTTACTCGTCCGGAAAAATTGACTTTTCTCGATCTTTTATCAGACTGGTGCAAGGagggtcaattcgtttgcggtAACAGTCGATTCTGCGTGGATCAAGACAAGGTTTGCAACGGTTTCGCGGACTGTCCCGAAGGAGAGGACGAGAAAAAGTGTACCGCGCTCATAGAAGACGATACGATATTAAacgacgaggaaacaaacgcgtCACCAGAGCGCGAGGATAATTTTGAGACGAGCGAGTCGGACGACGAGTATTCGTTCCCACGAGACTATTTTTCGGAAATAGAGTCCACCACCGACAAGGACGCCATCTTCGATCAGGAAGCGGTCGAGTCCTCCATTTCGGAATCGACCACTCTACATGCGCTCAAGTCCACTATTCTATTAGAGAAAATCGTTAACGGTAACAAAAACGAGTCGACGATGAAAGATGTAacgattttcaacgatcgagaacgaaCCAACGCGACTCTCGTCTCCGGAAGGGAGATATCGTCCAATTCGAAGGACCTTCTCACCCATGGAAACTCGATCCACGTGAATTCGAAAAAGAACGACGCCACCACGGCGATCGATTTCAAAAAGGAGATTAACAATTACAACGAGAAAGGATACATAAACATACGAAAGAACGGAAAATGGGGGAAATTGTGTCTAAGCGGAATGGACGATCTTTTGCAAGAGAGACAGGCTACTTGGACCATCGAGGACCTCGGTAGAGCGGTTTGCAAGGCGATTACGTATCAGTGAGTATTTTACAACAATTTCGTTCCTTAAATCTACGAAAAATCTACCGATAAACGTGGGTCGTACTTACGTGCGCGATAGCAAGCGTTAAAAATGCTTTGAGAAGCTGTTTAAcaatagatttaccaaccagtcaacaCGACTGTTCCGACTGCTTCGACAAAGaagtttactttaaattccatagaatatttccaaaatacaagactttttctattctatagaTACAATCGATTtcataagttcctctttttcttctatCGTCGATTTTCCTGAGATACATACGAGGAAcactttaaccctttggactcgagaggagatccttgaTCGTcacctaattcggtgtactatttTCAATCAGGAAACACTTCAtgttttggaattcaaatttgaattgaaatattacgttcttctaaaatgtaaacaaatgtatacgaagtatataaaaatgttccatttcggaTGAATTTTACCActaaaagaattttctcgagacgtCGGTTCCCAAtaacaaagaagcctcgagtgcaaagggttaatacacTGAAATCCatcggtaaatctagtgttaaaatgGCCTCCGCGTACACGAGTACAACTTAAAACAAACGTATCTCGTAAATAATTAGCGCACCTAAGTTTACCCGGTAATTTCCTCTTACAATCGGTTCTGAAACGCACTCGGGCCATTCATCGATATTTCTTCGATAATTCCTCCGTGCACGATTCGAAAGAATCTCTAACTCGCGGatatttatttacgcgcgaaaaGTGTTCCGAAAAATCGACGAATTGCTCTACAGAGATTACGAGACCGTGGAAAAGGTATTGGACGAGAGGGCAACATCCACACGATCGTATTACACGTTGTCGTACAACGAGAAACCCCTGGATAAGACGATCCTGACTTTCAAACCATCCGAGTGCTCGAGCGGCGAGATTCTCAGGGTCAAGTGCAAGAACCTTGAGTGCGGAATAAGAACGCAGGCTCCATCGCAGGCCAGGTATACTCACTGAACCAGTTTCTCATAATTATATACCGAGCAGAACATTTATACAACTATTTTGTATACAAACTGCGCCCGAGGATAATGCCCTCCTCCTGCATTTCAGTAATAACAATATATCGGTCGgcgggaaaaaaaaatgaatatagtACACGATACGcataaaattagaatttcaaaCGATCGTTATTGCTCGAGATGAGCGACCGTAATACGGTGCCTCGGTATCGTAAATTTTTATCAAGATTCGTGGGAATATTGCTAATCCATCGGGAAGCCCGGTGGGGTTTTCGTTTTTTCGACTCGTGCATTCTTCGACGTTTCGTGcgttaatcaattttttttcaaaccgtTACATTTGCTCTTTATACTGATTATAAAAAGAATctattgaaatatttacatcGGTCACCGAGAACGactttcgtttcgtatttttgaTTTAGTATTATATTTAGACATTTTGCGATATTCATCTCGGGAACTGGTTATCGTTGAACGCCAACGATCAAGAttcgaaattttgtttcaagaTTCGTTCGTtgatatttcgtttcgaaattgtcgagaaacgatggaaattttCCATAGACTCGATACACCGTGATAATGCAGAATTAAACACATAAGCGTGCTCATGTAAGATGGTATACATTGAAGCAGATCGAATGTTTCTCGACGTTCCAGGATAGTCGGAGGTGGTAGCTCTTCGGCAGGTAGCTGGCCATGGCAAGTGGCTTTGTACAAGGAAGGTGACTATCAATGCGGTGGTGCTCTTATCAGTGACAGATGGATCCTGTCCGCGGCGCATTGTTTTTATCAGTAAGCGATTCGAATCtattaaaacgaaagaaatgaatTCGGTAAAGCTTGGCAgaacttatcgaagaaaatgaacaaaaatatctCGTAAAACATATTTCTAGAAAGTACCAGTTCCTTGGCTCTCTAATTTGCGAATTAATAAACGTGAAACACGAATTCGTTTCTTTAGAAACACTTTGTACGCAGAATTAAAACTGGTATCGAACAACTGGCCTTCTTTACACTCCGAAAACGACTTTTGAGAATAAGAATAGGTCGGAAACGTCGAGAAAATTAAGTCACCTTCGTATTCTTGTTCTTTAACGTTGAATCTGCTTAAAACGAGAGTAAAGTAGGTCAGTAACCACTGGTTAAACCTGCCTAGAATATCATTGCGTAGAACCATTAACAAATGTACTAATAATCTTGACTGCCCTTGTTCGAATGAGAAACTGGTTTATCGTGAAATGAAAGTAATACCGCTAGATTTTAGAGTTTCAAATCAAAGTAGGTTTAACCGATATCGtgccaaacgtttaaacaatacacatactacaCTGAACATCCGAGAAAAGTATTTAACAATTGAGCAAAGATAATTACAAACTTCTTTAAGATAGCAATATCAATACTCGTGACTTCGAGTCTTAAAATACATTTCTTAGGCTTTCAATACACATACTACACTGAACATCCAAAGAAAGTATTTAACAATTGAGCAAAGACAATTACAAACTTCGTTAAGTTAGCAATACTTGTGACTTCGAATCTTAAAGTACATTTCCTAGGCTTTCATTTATCACCGAAACAATATTCTTTCtattctaaaattaattttctcggttTCGTGACTACTTGATTGTCGAAAAGTCGTCGACGTTCGTTCGGAATAATTCAAACGCGACTCTAGACACAACTTACGCGAATGATGCGACTCGAAAGAAGTCGTTGGACGCTTCGTTTCAAACGAcagaaaatacgaaaaaaaacgatacaaattttcagtGCTCAAGATGAATACTGGGTGGCGAGAATCGGTGCGACCCGTCGTGGGAGTTTCCCGAGTCCTTACGAGCAAGTGTTGCGTTTGGATCATATATCATTGCATCCCGAGTACATCGACAACGGATTCATAAACGACATAGCGATGTTAAGGCTGGAAGAACCGGCGATCTTCAGTGACTACGTTCGACCAATATGTCTTCCTGAAACAGAGCCAAAAAGTGGTACTATGTGCACCGTGACCGGATGGGGACAATTGTTCGAGATTGGAAGAATATTTCGTAAGTATACCTTTCGGTGCTTCCGTAACAACGTTAAACACATCGGTTAATGATAACAATTTCACCGTACAGCCGACACGTTGCAAGAGGTACAGCTTCCCGTGATCTCAACGGAGGAGTGTCGAAGGAAGACCTTGTTCCTTCCTTTGTACAGGATCACATCGGGAATGCTTTGCGCAGGATTAAAGGATGGTGGAAGAGATGCTTGCTTAGGAGACAGTGGTGGACCTCTGGTTTGCTCGGGATCGGACAACAAACACACTCTTCACGGTAAGCATGCTTATTATGGCTGTacgaaaaaaaacaaagatGAGAAAAGATTCATAATACTGCACGTGCAATAGTTCTTTAACATTGCGACTGTTGGTCTAATCGAAATCAACAGACCGTTTCAAGGCCATTGATATGTCAATGTTATTATCCCTACAACATTAACTCTATTGAActattaagaaaataataataataaagtttcttcgattgaaaataatctgaactattgggttgttcggaaagtgatttcgttttccaaaatggagagtacacaattcaataaaatgtttatacactctaaaaagatcgtgttttcgtttttaccaaaaaaaaaaaaaacaaaatgactttccgaacccccaatatttcgatcgaaaaaaaaaatgaaatagattGAAAAGTAAACTTTCCTTAATAATCGATTTCGATCAGACTATAGGCAGTAAAACGTGTCTATATCGCTACTGTTTCAACGAcaaatttcatcaaaatcggATGACTTCTCTTTTAGGTATTACGTCAAATGGTTACGGTTGCGCCAGACCAGGAAGACCAGGAGTCTACACAAAAGTTCATTATTATCTACCTTGGATCCAGCATACGATGTCAAGAGAGGACATTCAATCGTCAATAGTGTCCTGCAAGGGTCACCGATGCCCTCTTGGTGAATGTCTGCCAAAATCTCGAGTATGCAATGGATTCTTAGAATGTTCGGACGGTAGCGATGAACGCAATTGTCCtgttaatttttaacgataaaagaCTGATCGTCGTATTTGTACGTGAACCTCTGCGTATTTATCCGTTCGTCTGTACGCGCTGAACAaacgaattaattaattgtAGAACAAACGAGTTCAAGAATTCGCGTGTCCGCTCGCTGTCGACGAAAATAGGTTAGCTCGAAAtcaattggctgctcaaggtcaccgaggaaCTCCCCCCTCCCACTTTACACGTGCTTTGCAAACATGCTTTACAAGCTGGTACTGTGTAAAATTAGATATTCTACCGTGATTCATAATCCTTGTAAGAGATCTTCAGCGACCAATTAATTTTAGCCTAACGATAGTCTCGTTGCCTCGAACAGAGgagtgagtttttttttttaatagaaacgaGACATTGAAGGAAACACAAGTACTAGAGAAAAATGTTAGAATGTTCACCGTATCTGTAGGAAcagttttgtaaaaatataaaaaggttCGTTGATTTTATATATGTGCAATATATAGATAGAAAACGAAAACTGAAGATAAATGTTAGAGAGTATTGGACATCGGTGTGAGCTGTTTAAAGTTTCAATTGTCAATGTCGGTCGTCTTCTATGCAATTATCTTTATGTTTCATAGTTAACATTAACGCGTTAGAATCGTAAACGTAGAGCGACTAATGGCAACCATTAAGAGATTATTCGCGACGTTATTCGTTCAATGACAAATACGAATAGTCGCCAAGAATCTTATCTCCGAGTAATTCGTACGACTCGGGTATACTTAGCGTAGAAATATTTAGACGAACCTGGCATTTTGATTCATTGTAGTTAGAAAACGAATCTCAAGGCCACGTATTATCGTGCTCGCTCCTTCGGTCTCTTCGTAAGTTCGAAGATTTTTAACATAACGTGTATATATTGTGTCTAATGTATTGTGTAAAAAAATCTTTTAACGCTAATAAATAAGAATTTCTAGAAAACAACCATGCAGTGTGTAACCTTCTGCCTGTAGTGTCGATGTTCGTTCGATCATACGTCGATACCTGAAAAGTACAAAGAATCGATACaacaatagtttttttttttttaggtggtATATCATTTCCTTTTATTAGGACAATTAGAAATAGCACTGAAAATCATATTCGGAAATAAATATTGATTACTTTCGTTATAATACTCTAtcgatattaaaaatgaaagcTGTTAGAGATTACTGTATTAAGGACAGTACGATCCTTTGAGTAAATAACCTCGGTCAAATAATTGTCGCTCCGTAATAAAACACGTTTAGTACCAtagaaacgatagaaaaatcgCATCGTTCAAATTCTGTGTACGCCACTTCGGTAAAAAGGATCGAACTGCTGGATTCATTGTTACCCTAAACGATCTTGTCATTCTAAACTCGTGCCTCCCTTTAAGTAGCTCTAATATTAGATTATACCTACGATTAGCACAATATACCAAGTGGTAAAAATCACAATGTAATTTACGTCACGTTCAAACAGCACGCATTTGAAATTCAATATCGAGTTCACAATTTCCTTACTGTTCAAGGTATTTTACCTCCCCAACGGCTGGACCATCAAGACTTTTGCACAaccattttcgatcgtttcaatttaCACGCATCACTCAACGTACGTACCAA
The sequence above is drawn from the Ptiloglossa arizonensis isolate GNS036 chromosome 1, iyPtiAriz1_principal, whole genome shotgun sequence genome and encodes:
- the LOC143151219 gene encoding uncharacterized protein LOC143151219 isoform X1, with amino-acid sequence MASMCGSTKSYPAINTGSYYRPGAYPYQNDYYLPPRSTWSRVTPQQTKKQRGSTTWKVGSAMLIISAMLVLIAVFAIAGLALWMGALRTDSKNAIVGFSCSFRVAKGEKYNPMLKLNTSMVFREKERKYKNIFELLFRRSVLGTAYQKTIIDKFESGILKVFFRIYLDRRKVPRSITNIEDTIEDIIAKETYSTSSLFKDMELDLTTISVKRINQDAAGNQKQSQQRNAMITKNGLLRPSRNNSLITSPKTKTKPSKPESNEPEIDFSNIPTIQGTYKATKVNATSTNKVNATSTNKVNTTENLRPQSDGKNTTKKPLPREETTVKPSSTLTIEPTRSDVYTASVKIKQRLNHTTNNEQLSETVLEPMERVSTTTTMATRLEAEDIFKDFRKPDLETSPWKPIIPGYVNTELKLLPGNVETTNYKVNYSNANPGEANVPESIVKAPQQTVKAPQQTVKAPQRTTIASQNPIKTPQYVQGTSTSTPRTRVEEPSESFNSFADVSGMSTFDTDDSDFPRDRLVPQETTSFRVNGKFKNKIPGLLEDGQVFVASPVMLDEKPDIEVSGQLPAETYDVKLRTSAQPERTDASFTKPYRSTNENETGWRVPGSRITYKVNEDVHQVESTDTKRLDSPADKNRVDQSNVNAERNSSSGYVASSSTTRWNVQRPTQSSTESTTKASRIGVAEPVPDTEVELEPRNRYSDVQAVTKHHNDALQDRKVDKTVQEPVYTSYKTPDLNGAGLKPSLIENSGTLKPFRHTIPVDKITSVVNAGENKSKQETNTVTDSIINNEETLIEVGETGAETRRIESSRKNVTEKDEIRVAPDLEEIVEIETFENQGNNAKKKIPMDHGGIDVSERVTSTETSTRGMIDNDKFLKLSTTEVYSEMIHPAYNNVDKLVAKNEDNERAPPGRLPSNVSRNSTFIEVDTLKHTPGQVEDSGSSEHGPVSFDTEESDWFTNGTTNRPGLLETRKKVYNDTLKAYVVENLVTLAPAKSNTGIGRPVRPRPKVDKIIPKIEKPADRSSTDDTALLEQLFGVQSRDRNATRRDSPNRRDYFGLRSEDNGEDSKGQHARIEQIVEVVTSISTKVSSNINEDPVVFKLVVTNSTSLPVIHSESNEQETTTPRTKIKFSVSDGREENRSFDDKTKMDTVKGIENIGKAPSLTTADAITVQTSDRKIATIEENRFLMEKLKQLAEIGTNDKPVKSGKNHSRPGVGTPRPHTDNVVPDPRPLLDFDKLKEIADIATGNQTLMNSSAGFTMTRDGVEIFTKILNKMEDRADKMISTTEKSIAADDCFGFLCRDGKCLPSSGRCNMLGECPNSEDEANCTCADFLKAQLLHQKICDGVADCWDYSDEMDCDWCKEGQFVCGNSRFCVDQDKVCNGFADCPEGEDEKKCTALIEDDTILNDEETNASPEREDNFETSESDDEYSFPRDYFSEIESTTDKDAIFDQEAVESSISESTTLHALKSTILLEKIVNGNKNESTMKDVTIFNDRERTNATLVSGREISSNSKDLLTHGNSIHVNSKKNDATTAIDFKKEINNYNEKGYINIRKNGKWGKLCLSGMDDLLQERQATWTIEDLGRAVCKAITYQDYETVEKVLDERATSTRSYYTLSYNEKPLDKTILTFKPSECSSGEILRVKCKNLECGIRTQAPSQARIVGGGSSSAGSWPWQVALYKEGDYQCGGALISDRWILSAAHCFYHAQDEYWVARIGATRRGSFPSPYEQVLRLDHISLHPEYIDNGFINDIAMLRLEEPAIFSDYVRPICLPETEPKSGTMCTVTGWGQLFEIGRIFPDTLQEVQLPVISTEECRRKTLFLPLYRITSGMLCAGLKDGGRDACLGDSGGPLVCSGSDNKHTLHGITSNGYGCARPGRPGVYTKVHYYLPWIQHTMSREDIQSSIVSCKGHRCPLGECLPKSRVCNGFLECSDGSDERNCPVNF